Proteins from a single region of Murdochiella vaginalis:
- a CDS encoding dicarboxylate/amino acid:cation symporter, with protein sequence MENKHRLNLGLQILIALVLGIVAGILLQGKGEFTSTFLQPVGTIYINLLKFMVVPVVLFSIIEGTISLGDIRRVGSIGWKTFVYYMSTTAVAVIIGIAFATLFQGFFPVLQTSGLTYEAKTANFMEVIVAMFPKNILEPLLKADMLPLILTALLIGLGILLSGDAGQRVGESVKDIYAVIMKMMELVIRLTPIGVFCLMTNVVAVNGASIVSSLGIVLGVAYLAYITHIVVVYGFSVHLFSKMGLLTFLRGMAPAMTTAFTTSSSNATLPLTIRCSNELGADPSISSFVLPLGATINMDGTAIYMGVTSLFIASCYGVHLSVAQLVSIVLTAVLASIGTAGVAGGGMIMLAMVLTSVNLPVEGIALIAGIDRLFDMGRTTLNITGDATAALAVSNWDRKAGAKKSQKK encoded by the coding sequence ATGGAAAACAAACATCGCCTCAATTTAGGCCTGCAAATTCTCATCGCTTTGGTGTTGGGTATTGTCGCAGGCATTCTCTTACAGGGAAAGGGCGAATTCACCTCGACCTTTCTCCAGCCGGTAGGAACCATCTACATCAATCTGTTGAAATTTATGGTTGTGCCCGTCGTTCTTTTTTCTATTATTGAAGGTACGATCTCGCTCGGCGATATTCGCCGCGTCGGTTCCATCGGATGGAAAACCTTCGTCTATTACATGTCCACGACCGCCGTGGCGGTCATCATCGGCATCGCCTTTGCCACGCTTTTTCAGGGTTTCTTCCCGGTTCTACAAACCTCGGGCTTGACCTATGAAGCAAAAACCGCCAACTTTATGGAAGTCATCGTTGCGATGTTCCCGAAAAATATTCTGGAACCGCTGCTCAAAGCGGATATGCTCCCGCTCATCCTTACGGCGCTTCTGATTGGGCTTGGTATTCTTCTTTCCGGGGATGCCGGACAGCGCGTGGGCGAAAGTGTGAAAGACATTTATGCAGTGATTATGAAAATGATGGAGCTAGTCATTCGGTTGACCCCCATTGGTGTGTTCTGCCTGATGACGAATGTCGTCGCCGTCAATGGCGCCTCCATCGTCTCGTCGCTGGGCATCGTTCTGGGGGTCGCCTACCTTGCCTACATTACGCACATCGTCGTCGTCTATGGATTTAGCGTCCATCTGTTCTCCAAAATGGGCCTGCTCACCTTTTTGCGCGGCATGGCACCGGCCATGACAACCGCTTTTACGACGTCCAGCTCCAACGCCACGTTGCCGCTGACCATCCGCTGTTCCAATGAATTGGGCGCCGATCCCAGCATTTCGTCCTTTGTCTTGCCGCTCGGTGCCACCATCAATATGGACGGTACGGCGATCTATATGGGCGTCACGTCCCTTTTCATCGCTTCGTGTTACGGTGTGCATTTAAGTGTTGCGCAACTCGTTTCCATCGTTTTGACTGCTGTTTTGGCCTCAATCGGCACAGCCGGCGTTGCCGGTGGCGGCATGATCATGCTGGCCATGGTTCTGACGAGTGTGAATTTGCCGGTCGAGGGTATTGCGCTCATCGCCGGCATCGACCGTCTCTTTGATATGGGGCGCACGACGCTGAATATCACTGGCGATGCGACGGCCGCTCTTGCGGTCAGCAACTGGGATCGCAAAGCCGGTGCGAAAAAATCGCAAAAAAAATAA
- a CDS encoding glycerophosphodiester phosphodiesterase family protein, with protein sequence MKIYSYRGDHEHLPENTMIAFRQALLNGAEGIALDVLMTRDRQPIVFRDESLGRATDAIGLVRHHDLNEIQAAEFNEPYTKFNEHIPSLAEYLEWAALLPHKTILMMNNDNFLYSNFEEDIMACLAEAEGRERLILATSRLSSLRLLHTRYPDIALAWMPESWLPEDWDRLKDLEVDHVLVPLTQTTRELVENCAARGVKIMAQGVSTAEQILRLQELGVENILVTDMTTARAALKETKMPFSSEQLKYATETPSEEGQKTPMQMLAQRAKSLTYGRGKRNGKSNLVAIALSMILCVAVATFLAGLFMNLLKGLFH encoded by the coding sequence ATGAAAATTTATTCCTACCGCGGGGATCACGAACACCTCCCCGAGAATACGATGATCGCATTTCGTCAAGCTTTGCTCAACGGCGCTGAAGGCATCGCCTTGGATGTTCTTATGACCCGCGATCGGCAGCCGATTGTGTTTCGAGACGAGTCACTGGGTCGGGCGACGGATGCCATCGGCCTGGTACGACATCATGATCTGAATGAAATTCAGGCGGCGGAATTTAATGAGCCGTACACAAAATTCAACGAGCACATTCCTTCCTTGGCGGAATATCTGGAATGGGCGGCCCTGCTGCCGCATAAAACCATTCTGATGATGAATAACGATAATTTTCTCTATTCCAATTTTGAAGAGGACATCATGGCCTGCCTAGCAGAGGCGGAAGGACGGGAACGTCTGATTTTGGCCACTTCCCGGCTTTCGAGTCTGCGCCTGTTACATACGCGCTACCCGGATATTGCCTTAGCGTGGATGCCGGAATCTTGGCTTCCCGAAGATTGGGATCGACTAAAGGACCTCGAGGTGGATCACGTGTTGGTTCCGCTGACGCAGACCACACGGGAGCTAGTGGAAAACTGTGCCGCGCGTGGTGTGAAAATTATGGCGCAGGGCGTGTCTACAGCGGAACAGATTTTGCGTTTGCAAGAACTTGGGGTGGAAAACATTTTGGTGACCGATATGACGACGGCACGTGCGGCTCTTAAAGAAACCAAGATGCCCTTTTCGTCCGAGCAACTGAAATATGCAACAGAAACGCCGAGCGAAGAGGGACAGAAGACTCCCATGCAGATGCTGGCGCAGCGAGCGAAGAGTCTCACATACGGCAGAGGCAAGCGAAACGGGAAAAGTAACCTTGTGGCCATTGCCCTCAGCATGATTTTATGTGTGGCAGTCGCAACGTTTCTAGCCGGCCTGTTCATGAATCTTCTGAAAGGGCTGTTTCACTAA
- a CDS encoding helix-turn-helix domain-containing protein produces the protein MGNFIEQILENQERESERLEFKDYRFEQGKFNSLGQKESDKFLKEICAFANTYGGTIVLGIGEDENHNPDKLVDTGVTPELFEEWEKALRNKIATQTIPVLYGIKAEHMTVREKNCILITVPRSVLKPHAFNSGSRDDIYMRNGNTSSPMRYNDLKHSFLELDHVMQKIQGYRDERLSFLLNGDLDETLIEMPFLLLHILPEQSLDMSTTVELSKIIYNSAFHPICTTSYSVYSYNSDGLIKVKLGRGQSGLSSYIQLSLNGFLESLTLRLWDDEKYYLPLWDDVEEVVVKDIYSLCHELNILGLGDVYHIGMTLANAKGKSLPSRAYYNEDALPINKNLIKTSFVRVDINKDFAASILPIFTKLSQTMGLSHSTLFEQDGSPNQKKFSFMRQADNAQ, from the coding sequence ATGGGAAATTTTATTGAACAAATACTCGAGAACCAGGAAAGAGAATCTGAACGCCTTGAATTCAAGGATTACCGCTTTGAACAGGGGAAATTTAACAGTCTTGGCCAAAAAGAATCTGATAAATTCCTAAAAGAAATTTGTGCCTTCGCGAATACCTATGGTGGCACCATCGTATTAGGCATTGGAGAAGATGAGAATCATAATCCAGACAAATTAGTGGATACTGGCGTCACTCCCGAACTGTTTGAGGAATGGGAAAAAGCCTTGCGCAATAAGATAGCCACACAGACCATCCCTGTGCTTTACGGTATCAAAGCAGAGCACATGACAGTTCGGGAGAAGAATTGCATTCTCATTACCGTTCCAAGGAGTGTATTAAAACCACATGCATTCAACTCTGGAAGCCGTGATGACATCTATATGCGTAATGGGAATACTTCCTCTCCAATGCGCTATAACGATTTAAAACATTCATTTCTGGAGCTTGATCACGTAATGCAGAAGATTCAAGGATATAGGGATGAACGCCTATCTTTCTTACTCAATGGTGATCTCGACGAAACCTTAATAGAAATGCCGTTTTTGCTTCTGCACATCTTACCTGAACAGTCTTTGGATATGAGCACCACCGTTGAACTATCAAAAATAATTTATAATTCAGCCTTTCACCCAATTTGCACAACTTCTTATAGCGTATATTCATACAATTCCGACGGACTTATAAAAGTCAAATTAGGGCGGGGCCAATCCGGGTTAAGCTCATACATTCAGCTCTCATTAAATGGATTTTTAGAGTCCCTAACCCTAAGACTATGGGACGATGAAAAATATTACTTACCACTATGGGATGATGTCGAGGAGGTCGTAGTCAAAGACATTTATTCTCTTTGTCATGAATTGAATATTTTAGGTTTGGGTGATGTGTACCATATTGGCATGACTCTCGCTAACGCTAAAGGCAAGTCATTGCCTTCGCGCGCTTACTACAACGAGGATGCCCTTCCTATCAACAAAAACTTAATAAAGACATCTTTTGTTCGAGTCGATATCAATAAGGATTTTGCTGCATCAATCCTACCAATCTTCACTAAACTGTCTCAGACAATGGGCTTATCACATTCGACATTATTCGAACAAGATGGAAGCCCAAACCAGAAGAAGTTTTCATTCATGAGACAGGCAGACAATGCCCAATGA
- the asnA gene encoding aspartate--ammonia ligase: MITFPSDYVPKLDHFELQRAIDYVKKTFQAEISQALNLQRVSAPLFVLRDSGLNDNLSGKERPVSFDIPDVGAEAEVVHSLAKWKRMALGRYGFEPGQGLYTDMNAIRRDEILDNLHSIYVDQWDWERIITPVERTEKTLRETVQAIVSTICNVNHLVQARFPSLDTQIRREVTFFTAQELEDRWPDKTPEEREAAAAEQYKTIFIQGIGGTLRSGKRHGDRAPDYDDWTLNGDIILWNEVLQTAFELSSMGIRVDEAALTRQLKAAHAEERASLPFHRALLQGEYPQTIGGGIGQSRLCMLLLGAAHIGEIQASVWDEETQKECEKAGIKLL; the protein is encoded by the coding sequence ATGATTACTTTCCCTTCCGACTACGTGCCCAAGCTGGATCATTTCGAATTGCAGCGCGCCATCGATTACGTCAAAAAGACGTTTCAGGCGGAAATTTCGCAGGCACTGAATCTCCAGCGCGTTTCTGCGCCGCTCTTTGTGCTACGTGACAGCGGTTTAAACGATAATTTAAGCGGCAAGGAACGTCCGGTTTCTTTTGATATTCCCGATGTCGGCGCCGAGGCGGAAGTTGTGCACTCCCTGGCCAAGTGGAAGCGCATGGCCCTCGGTCGCTACGGCTTCGAACCCGGCCAAGGCCTGTATACCGATATGAATGCCATTCGTCGCGATGAAATCTTGGATAATCTCCATTCTATCTATGTGGATCAATGGGATTGGGAGCGCATCATTACGCCCGTTGAGCGCACGGAGAAAACCCTGCGCGAAACCGTTCAAGCAATTGTTTCGACCATTTGCAATGTCAATCACCTGGTGCAGGCCCGATTCCCATCGCTAGACACCCAAATCCGCCGCGAAGTGACGTTCTTCACTGCCCAAGAACTCGAGGATCGCTGGCCGGACAAAACGCCGGAGGAGCGGGAAGCCGCGGCCGCGGAGCAATACAAGACGATTTTTATTCAGGGCATCGGTGGCACGCTGCGTTCGGGCAAGCGCCACGGCGATCGTGCGCCCGACTATGACGACTGGACGCTAAACGGTGACATCATTCTTTGGAACGAGGTGCTGCAAACAGCGTTCGAGCTCTCCTCCATGGGAATTCGCGTGGACGAAGCTGCGCTCACCCGCCAACTTAAAGCCGCCCACGCCGAAGAACGCGCATCGCTACCGTTCCATCGCGCGCTGCTGCAAGGAGAATATCCGCAGACCATCGGCGGCGGCATCGGCCAATCGCGCCTTTGCATGCTCCTGCTCGGCGCGGCGCACATCGGCGAAATTCAAGCAAGTGTCTGGGACGAAGAAACGCAGAAAGAATGTGAAAAAGCGGGAATCAAGCTGTTGTAA
- a CDS encoding DnaJ domain-containing protein produces MQFQDYYKTLGVEKKASQTDIKKAYRKLAKKYHPDLHPNDEKAQEKFKQINEAYEVLGDAEKRKKYDQFGANYNFQGGQNFDPSDFGFQGFGSNGTTYTYHTTGGGSGFSDFFDLIFGGAQGFSGASGARTYTGKSAGFSGFGDLGDLLRGAHGGANRHSSAQGFGGVGPEAYRAAQAGTARKANDRYETTMSLALKDAYQGGERTMRFTIGAKSYDVTVRWPAGIQDGNRIRVKGEKFGLDGNLMVKIQLLTTGHLEGINLVQPLALTPWEAYCGTKKTVETPDGRIQVSVPREMTSGKRIRVPKKGYRNRKGERGDLLLEIQMQNPATLSDEQKACYEKWMKEERE; encoded by the coding sequence TTGCAATTTCAAGATTACTATAAAACGCTGGGCGTAGAAAAAAAGGCATCCCAGACAGACATCAAAAAAGCCTATCGCAAATTAGCGAAAAAATATCATCCCGACCTGCATCCGAATGATGAGAAGGCGCAGGAAAAATTCAAACAGATTAACGAAGCCTACGAGGTATTGGGAGACGCGGAAAAGCGGAAAAAATATGACCAGTTCGGCGCCAATTATAATTTTCAAGGCGGGCAGAACTTTGATCCGTCGGATTTCGGTTTTCAAGGGTTTGGATCCAACGGAACAACCTATACCTATCATACGACAGGCGGCGGAAGCGGTTTTTCCGACTTTTTCGATTTGATCTTCGGCGGGGCACAGGGCTTTAGCGGTGCTTCCGGCGCGAGAACCTATACCGGCAAAAGCGCAGGGTTTAGCGGATTCGGTGACTTAGGCGATCTGCTTCGCGGCGCACACGGGGGAGCAAATCGACATTCCTCTGCACAAGGCTTTGGTGGCGTTGGCCCCGAAGCGTATCGTGCGGCGCAGGCCGGCACGGCGCGCAAAGCGAACGACCGTTATGAAACCACGATGTCTCTTGCGCTCAAGGATGCCTATCAGGGCGGTGAGCGAACGATGCGTTTTACCATCGGCGCCAAGTCCTATGACGTTACAGTGCGCTGGCCGGCAGGTATTCAGGATGGGAACCGCATCCGGGTGAAGGGCGAAAAATTCGGCCTGGACGGCAACCTCATGGTGAAAATTCAACTGCTGACGACAGGGCACCTGGAAGGTATCAATCTGGTTCAGCCGCTGGCGCTCACGCCTTGGGAAGCCTATTGCGGAACGAAGAAAACCGTGGAAACGCCGGATGGGCGTATCCAGGTGAGTGTACCGAGGGAAATGACTTCCGGAAAGCGCATTCGGGTCCCCAAGAAGGGATACCGCAATCGTAAAGGAGAGCGCGGCGATCTGCTGTTGGAGATTCAAATGCAAAATCCGGCAACCTTAAGCGACGAGCAGAAGGCCTGCTATGAAAAGTGGATGAAGGAAGAAAGAGAGTAA
- a CDS encoding plasmid mobilization protein has translation MVNRLRNERIEIKLTKEEKNLFWQKMKLARFRNMSLFIRKCVLEKEIQLVDLEPFRKLEGRLANIASNVNQVAKKANATDEIDPKDIRKMQEQIDDMGKEILKIHALLLNRTTSKQEKTTDGHHENPSH, from the coding sequence ATGGTAAATCGATTGAGAAATGAACGCATTGAAATCAAGTTGACGAAGGAAGAAAAGAATCTGTTTTGGCAAAAGATGAAGCTTGCCAGGTTCCGCAATATGAGCCTATTCATCCGCAAGTGCGTACTGGAAAAAGAAATCCAGTTGGTCGATCTGGAACCATTCCGTAAGCTGGAAGGACGGCTTGCCAATATTGCCAGCAACGTCAATCAGGTCGCCAAAAAAGCCAACGCCACCGATGAGATTGACCCTAAAGACATCCGCAAAATGCAGGAACAAATTGATGATATGGGCAAAGAAATCCTTAAGATTCATGCCCTTTTACTAAATCGAACGACCTCAAAACAGGAGAAGACAACCGATGGCCATCACGAAAATCCATCCCATTAA
- a CDS encoding restriction endonuclease subunit S — MSHAKINKNLEEQAKALYKNRFIDLMPFKGTIPEEWHLGTVAEIIELHDAKRIPLSSRERANLAKIYPYYGATSVMDCVDRYLFDGIYLLLGEDGTVIDSKGYPILQYVEGKFWVNNHAHIITGKNNFSVELLYLLLALLQVRHRK; from the coding sequence TTGAGTCATGCTAAGATAAACAAGAATTTAGAAGAGCAAGCAAAGGCTCTATATAAAAATCGTTTTATCGACTTAATGCCCTTTAAAGGGACTATTCCGGAAGAGTGGCATCTTGGAACTGTAGCGGAAATCATAGAGCTACATGATGCAAAGCGAATTCCACTTTCTAGCCGAGAACGCGCGAATCTTGCCAAAATTTACCCATATTATGGAGCCACATCTGTTATGGACTGCGTGGACAGATATTTATTTGATGGCATCTATCTTCTTCTTGGAGAAGATGGCACTGTTATCGATAGTAAAGGTTATCCAATTTTGCAGTATGTGGAGGGAAAATTCTGGGTGAATAATCACGCTCATATCATAACAGGAAAAAACAATTTTTCTGTTGAGCTGCTTTATTTGCTTTTGGCGCTTTTGCAGGTGCGGCATCGGAAATAA
- the clpB gene encoding ATP-dependent chaperone ClpB codes for MNEQYTKKALQAIQDAQNAAIKNGNPELTDLHLHDALIRESDGMVAQVLAHLGVQIAAYRTAVRRAMENLPQQQGASQVYPNAIFQRILLKAKDEADKMGDSYVSTEHLYLALLDERNIPSETILAEYHITREAFAKALDGIRGSRKVTTDNPEDTENVLEKYGTDLTAKAKEGKGDPVIGRDEEIRNVTRILSRRTKNNPVLIGEPGVGKTAVVEGLAQRIINGDVPDGLKDTTIFALDMGQLLAGAKYRGEFEERLKAVLEEIKASDGKIILFVDELHLIVGAGRTDGAMDASNLMKPALSRGEIRMIGATTLNEYRQYIEKDGALERRFQKVMVNEPSVEDTVSILRGIKSKYELHHGLRISDGAVVAAAKLSDRYITDRFLPDKAIDLMDEAAAMVRTALDSMPEELDEERRRILQLEIEKVALQKETDEASKKRLAELTEELANLNESYNEGFIKWQNSKSALEGQTKIKEEIDQTRHAIEEAERDYDYEKASALRYGKLSELEKQYAESEKALEKDSEAVKEEVTEEEVAEVVSKWTHIPVAKLVESERQKILRLPELLHRRVIGQDQAIDAVSEALLRARAGLSDDTKPLGSFIFLGPTGVGKTELAKALTEAMFDDERNMIRIDMSEYMEKYSVSRLIGAAPGYVGYEEGGQLTEAVRRKPYAVVLFDEIEKAHPDVFNILLQVLDDGRLTDNQGRTVNFRNTIIIMTSNLGADTILQGLDAQGNLTDAAQKTVDEALHRAFRPEFLNRIDDIITFKGLTKDEIGRIIDLNLAKISARLAERDITIEADATARDFILAHAYSPQFGARPIERYLQKHLQTILGRMLIEGSIADHDHVTVTADANDLKVQVEPRPAAATSSEDSHGEGTYEVVE; via the coding sequence ATGAACGAACAATATACCAAAAAAGCATTACAAGCGATTCAAGACGCGCAAAATGCGGCGATTAAAAATGGCAACCCGGAATTGACGGATCTGCATTTGCACGATGCCCTGATTCGGGAATCGGACGGCATGGTGGCGCAGGTGCTCGCGCATCTCGGCGTGCAGATTGCTGCCTACCGCACGGCAGTTCGGCGCGCAATGGAGAACCTGCCGCAGCAACAGGGCGCTTCACAGGTCTATCCGAATGCGATTTTTCAGCGCATTCTGCTCAAGGCTAAAGATGAAGCGGATAAAATGGGAGACAGCTACGTTTCCACCGAGCACCTGTATTTGGCGCTGCTCGACGAACGTAACATCCCATCGGAAACCATTCTTGCGGAATACCATATTACGCGCGAAGCCTTTGCCAAAGCGTTGGATGGTATTCGCGGCTCCCGGAAGGTGACGACGGATAATCCGGAAGACACCGAAAACGTATTGGAGAAATACGGCACCGATCTGACGGCAAAAGCCAAAGAAGGAAAAGGTGACCCGGTCATCGGTCGGGATGAAGAAATCCGCAATGTGACCCGTATTCTTTCACGGCGCACCAAAAACAATCCGGTGCTGATCGGTGAACCGGGCGTAGGCAAAACGGCTGTGGTGGAAGGTCTCGCGCAGCGCATCATTAACGGAGATGTGCCGGACGGCTTAAAAGACACCACCATCTTCGCTCTGGATATGGGCCAGCTGCTTGCCGGCGCAAAATACCGCGGTGAGTTTGAGGAACGGCTGAAAGCCGTGCTGGAAGAAATCAAAGCTTCCGACGGAAAAATTATTCTTTTCGTGGATGAGCTGCACCTCATCGTTGGTGCCGGACGTACCGACGGCGCCATGGATGCTTCCAACCTGATGAAGCCTGCGCTTTCGCGCGGCGAGATTCGCATGATCGGCGCGACGACGCTCAATGAGTACCGTCAATATATTGAAAAGGATGGCGCGCTGGAACGGCGTTTCCAAAAGGTGATGGTCAATGAGCCGAGCGTGGAAGACACGGTCTCCATCTTGCGCGGCATCAAATCAAAATATGAACTGCATCACGGCTTGCGCATTTCCGACGGAGCGGTGGTGGCGGCAGCGAAGCTGTCCGATCGCTATATCACGGACCGCTTCTTGCCGGATAAAGCCATCGACCTGATGGACGAAGCGGCCGCCATGGTGCGTACAGCACTGGATTCCATGCCGGAAGAGCTGGACGAAGAGCGTCGCCGCATTCTGCAGCTGGAGATCGAAAAAGTGGCGCTGCAAAAAGAGACGGATGAAGCGTCCAAGAAACGCTTGGCGGAGCTCACCGAGGAATTGGCGAATCTCAATGAGTCTTACAACGAAGGCTTCATCAAGTGGCAAAATTCGAAGTCGGCGTTGGAGGGGCAGACGAAGATCAAGGAAGAGATAGACCAGACGCGCCATGCCATCGAAGAGGCGGAGCGCGATTATGATTATGAAAAGGCGTCGGCACTGCGATACGGCAAGCTAAGCGAGCTGGAAAAACAGTACGCAGAAAGCGAGAAGGCGCTAGAAAAAGACAGCGAAGCGGTAAAAGAAGAGGTTACGGAAGAGGAAGTGGCGGAAGTCGTGTCCAAATGGACGCATATCCCCGTTGCGAAACTGGTGGAAAGCGAACGGCAAAAGATTTTACGCTTGCCGGAGCTTCTGCATCGGCGCGTTATCGGCCAAGATCAGGCTATTGATGCGGTTTCCGAAGCCTTATTGCGGGCACGCGCCGGCCTTTCCGACGATACGAAACCGCTCGGCAGCTTCATTTTCCTCGGTCCCACGGGCGTCGGCAAGACGGAGCTCGCCAAAGCCCTTACCGAGGCGATGTTTGATGATGAACGCAACATGATTCGCATCGACATGTCCGAATACATGGAAAAATATTCCGTGTCACGCCTGATTGGTGCGGCGCCGGGCTATGTCGGCTATGAAGAAGGCGGACAACTGACCGAAGCGGTGCGCCGCAAGCCGTATGCGGTAGTGCTCTTTGATGAAATCGAGAAGGCGCATCCCGACGTGTTTAACATCCTGTTGCAAGTGCTCGACGACGGGCGTCTGACCGATAACCAGGGGCGGACGGTAAACTTCCGCAATACCATCATCATTATGACATCGAACCTCGGGGCCGACACGATTCTGCAAGGCTTAGACGCTCAAGGGAACCTCACTGATGCGGCGCAAAAGACGGTCGACGAAGCCCTGCATCGCGCGTTCCGCCCGGAGTTTTTGAATCGTATCGATGACATTATCACGTTTAAGGGCCTCACGAAGGATGAAATCGGTCGCATTATCGACCTCAATTTGGCTAAAATTTCCGCTCGCCTCGCCGAGCGCGACATTACCATTGAAGCCGACGCCACGGCGCGCGACTTCATTCTGGCCCACGCCTATTCGCCGCAGTTCGGTGCCCGTCCGATCGAACGCTACTTGCAGAAGCATCTGCAGACCATTCTCGGTCGTATGCTGATAGAAGGCAGCATTGCCGATCACGATCACGTGACCGTCACGGCAGACGCCAACGACCTCAAAGTACAGGTCGAACCGCGTCCTGCCGCAGCGACCTCCTCCGAAGACTCTCATGGCGAGGGCACCTACGAGGTGGTGGAATAA